The following are from one region of the Heterodontus francisci isolate sHetFra1 chromosome 34, sHetFra1.hap1, whole genome shotgun sequence genome:
- the LOC137348970 gene encoding zinc finger protein 436-like has translation MEKPWKCRDCGKRFKCPSKLETHRRSHTGERPFTCSMCGKGFTQLSTLVTHQRVHSDNKPFKCSDCEKDFKREKDLVRHQRTHTGERPFTCSVCGKGFTQSSHLLRHQRTHTHTGEKPFPCSVCGKGFTQSSNLLTHQRGHTGERPFTCSVCGKGFAQSSTLVTHQQVHSDNKPFKCSDCEKNFKRKKELVIHQRTHTGERPFTCCVCGKGFAQSGNLLTHQRVHK, from the coding sequence atggagaaaccgtggaaatgtagagactgtgggaagagattcaaATGCCCGTCTAaactggaaactcatcgacgcagtcacactggggagaggccgttcacttgctccatgtgtgggaagggattcactcagttatccaccctggtgacacaccagcgagttcattcTGATAACAAGCCTttcaaatgttctgactgtgagaaggactTTAAAAGGGAAAAGGATCTGGTgagacaccaacgcactcacactggggagaggccattcacctgctctgtgtgtgggaaaggatttactcagtcatctcacctgctgagacaccagcgcactcacacacacactggggagaagcccttcccctgctccgtgtgtgggaagggattcactcagtcatccaacctgctgacacaccagcgaggtcacactggggagaggccatttacctgctctgtttgtgggaaaggattcgctcagtcatccaccctggtgacacaccagcaagttcactcTGACAAcaaaccttttaaatgttctgactgtgagaaaaaCTTTAAAAGGAAaaaggagctggtgattcaccaacgcactcacactggggagaggccgttcacctgctgtgtgtgtgggaaaggattcgctCAGTCAggtaacctgctgacacaccagcgagttcacaagtaa